Proteins co-encoded in one Cricetulus griseus strain 17A/GY chromosome 1 unlocalized genomic scaffold, alternate assembly CriGri-PICRH-1.0 chr1_1, whole genome shotgun sequence genomic window:
- the LOC118239690 gene encoding putative protein FAM90A16P/FAM90A17P, with protein MGITRYSFNVVKCRDCGAFGHTWKSRSCPIKHAYAITVPQAQQGRNEKENRDPGRPQTQENLCQVERDKRPIQSKGQRCDVQQKKAPFEKLPLMNPRTNQHVQLAAHFMSSVPVGSHIYLWCSKGFFGSSQVRCSQPVPELYLSLYSPQHSKMLGVIAGNRKRALPDGLETREPPVKKSLGRQMCPGNPSTKRHAGSCILPSRQEECQCMPAPGVLKPAFKQDGRMAFSEDPRRQKLPCTSEHHPRDVPKRNGLGQVVHMESKGQAPRTDQARLPLTVALVSDRACTESQETSSNCVVGQSLRMIFTRIQGDCWTSRFVDGAPGLPIEKQIPPSKCPASQEKGDGALSQVPWSVLSEDLLVSSSSEDSDVE; from the exons ATGGGAATAACTAGGTATAGCTTCAACGTG GTCAAATGCAGAGACTGCGGGGCATTTGGGCACACCTGGAAGAGCAGGAGTTGCCCCATCAAGCATGCCTATGCGATCACAGTGCCACAAGCACAACAAGGCAGAAATGAGAAGGAGAACCGGGATCCTGGCAGGCCCCAGACACAGGAGAATTTATGCCAGGTTGAGAGAGACAAGAGACCGATCCAGAGCAAAGGACAGAG GTGTGATGTTCAACAGAAGAAGGCTCCCTTTGAGAAATTGCCCTTGATGAATCCAAGGACGAATCAACATGTCCAATTGGCT GCTCACTTCATGTCCTCTGTGCCCGTGGGCTCCCATATATATCTCTGGTGCAGCAAGGGTTTTTTTGGATCCTCTCAGGTCAGAT GCTCACAGCCTGTTCCTGAACTCTATCTGTCTTTGTATTCTCCACAGCACTCAAAGATGCTGGGAGTCATtgcaggaaacagaaaaagggCGCTACCAGATGGACTTGAGACCAGGGAGCCACCTGTCAAAAAGtctcttgggaggcagatgtgCCCTGGAAACCCTTCCACTAAGAGGCATGCAGGATCCTGCATCTTACCCTCCAGGCAGGAGGAATGCCAATGCATGCCTGCCCCAGGTGTCCTCAAGCCAGCCTTCAAGCAGGATGGAAGAATGGCATTTTCTGAAGACCCAAGGAGGCAGAAGCTACCTTGTACTTCAGAACATCACCCCAGGGATGTGCCCAAAAGAAATGGACTTGGTCAAGTGGTCCACATGGAGTCCAAAGGCCAGGCACCCAGAACTGACCAAGCAAGGCTCCCCCTCACAGTTGCCCTGGTCTCAGACAGAGCATGTACTGAGTCCCAGGAGACATCGTCTAACTGTGTTGTAGGCCAATCCCTAAGGATGATCTTTACCAGAATACAAGGTGATTGCTGGACTTCCAGGTTCGTGGATGGAGCCCCAGGACTTCCCATTGAGAAGCAAATACCTCCATCTAAGTGCCCTGCCTCTCAAGAGAAGGGGGACGGAGCCCTCTCCCAGGTCCCATGGAGTGTCCTCTCTGAAGACCTTCTGGTTTCCTCCTCCTCAGAAGACAGTGATGTGGAGTGA